One genomic segment of Mytilus galloprovincialis chromosome 5, xbMytGall1.hap1.1, whole genome shotgun sequence includes these proteins:
- the LOC143074212 gene encoding protein unc-93 homolog A-like → MELVTTAYISCTLGVISIGPVMICFGAVSSVSCILIGCIASRHIKRFAFISAGATFNIGLLIVLWLWKPSTLDIPNCFVVAACLGLCDAIWQTQTYTLFGIIFMHKQEAGFASYWMFYATGCAIAFGYSYFLCVETKVLILAVVIIIGLICYCVIEMKVQLQSQHIKDIVAL, encoded by the exons ATGGAGTTAGTCACCACA gCATACATTTCTTGCACATTGGGGGTAATAAGTATTGGACCTGTTATGATATGTTTTGGAGCAGTCAGTTCTGTTagctgtattttgattggttgcaTAGCCAGCCGCCATATTAAAAGATTTGCTTTCATCAGCGCAGGCGCAACATTTAATATTGGTCTACTTATAGTATTATGGTTATGGAAACCGTCTACCTTAGATATTCCAAATTGTTTCGTGGTAGCAGCATGTTTAGGATTATGTGATGCTATCTGGCAAACACAAACTTACA cTTTATTCGGAATAATTTTCATGCATAAACAGGAAGCAGGTTTTGCATCTTACTGGATGTTCTACGCAACCGGATGTGCAATTGCGTTTGGATACAGTTACTTCCTGTGTGTTg aaacaaaagtatTAATTTTAGCCGTAGTAATAATTATCGGACTTATATGCTACTGCGTCATCGAAATGAAAGTTCAGTTACAAAGTCAACATATAAAAGATATTGTTGCGTTATAA